One Dehalococcoidia bacterium DNA window includes the following coding sequences:
- a CDS encoding site-2 protease family protein: MLFRYLPLLREDPILFGVLMGVTVVALVVALTVHEFSHALVATSLGDRTAQRQGRLSLNPLAHLDPIGTLLLFLVGFGWGKPVPVNPLAFGQRAFQGMAVVAGAGPLSNILCAAAAALPFRTGFLDFPRWGVLYPTTGEALVALVLGFIVIYNIFLAAFNLLPFFPLDGSRVVLGLVPERWAEVLVRLEPWGPGVLLVLLLVDSLLGLGLFSRLLGPVVNGLAGVLVGVRVL; this comes from the coding sequence ATGCTGTTTCGCTATCTTCCCCTCCTGCGGGAGGACCCGATCTTGTTCGGGGTGCTGATGGGGGTAACGGTGGTGGCTCTAGTCGTCGCCCTGACGGTGCACGAGTTCAGCCACGCTTTGGTAGCCACCAGCCTGGGGGATCGCACGGCCCAGCGCCAGGGGCGTTTGTCCTTGAACCCCCTGGCCCATTTGGACCCCATTGGCACCCTGTTGCTGTTTCTGGTGGGGTTTGGATGGGGGAAGCCGGTGCCGGTGAACCCCTTGGCCTTTGGGCAGCGCGCCTTCCAGGGGATGGCGGTGGTGGCGGGGGCGGGGCCGCTCTCTAACATCCTGTGTGCGGCGGCGGCGGCCTTGCCCTTCAGGACGGGGTTTCTGGATTTCCCGCGTTGGGGGGTGCTCTATCCCACCACAGGGGAGGCGCTGGTGGCGTTGGTTTTGGGCTTCATCGTGATCTACAACATCTTTTTGGCTGCGTTCAACCTGCTCCCCTTCTTTCCGCTGGACGGCTCACGGGTGGTGTTGGGCCTGGTGCCTGAGCGGTGGGCGGAGGTGCTGGTGCGGTTGGAGCCGTGGGGGCCGGGCGTGCTCCTGGTGCTCCTGTTGGTGGACAGTCTGCTGGGGCTGGGGCTTTTCTCCCGCCTGTTGGGGCCTGTGGTGAACGGGTTGGCTGGGGTATTGGTGGGGGTGCGGGTCTTGTAG
- the cmk gene encoding (d)CMP kinase, producing the protein MLLYAPEGVKRIIALDGPVAAGKTAVGKALAQRLGWRFLDTGAMYRAVAWAAWQRGISPSDGDALTALANTLTIELVNGPDPRWLVDGQDVTPFLRLPQVEAIVSQVSAVPGVRRALVARQRALAQEGNIIVAGRDIGTVVLPDAPLKVFLLASVETRAMRRWRELQA; encoded by the coding sequence ATGCTATTATACGCCCCAGAAGGGGTGAAGCGGATTATTGCTTTGGACGGGCCCGTGGCAGCGGGCAAGACGGCGGTGGGCAAGGCTCTGGCCCAGCGCCTCGGGTGGCGTTTCCTGGATACGGGGGCCATGTATCGGGCGGTGGCGTGGGCGGCGTGGCAGAGGGGCATCTCCCCGAGCGATGGGGATGCCCTGACGGCTTTGGCTAACACCCTGACCATTGAGTTGGTTAATGGCCCCGACCCACGCTGGCTGGTGGATGGGCAGGATGTTACCCCCTTTCTACGTTTGCCGCAGGTGGAGGCCATTGTGTCCCAGGTGTCGGCGGTGCCCGGGGTGCGGCGGGCTTTGGTGGCCCGCCAGCGGGCTTTGGCCCAGGAGGGGAACATCATTGTGGCGGGGCGGGACATCGGGACGGTGGTGCTCCCCGATGCGCCGTTGAAGGTGTTCCTGTTAGCCTCGGTGGAGACGCGCGCCATGCGGCGGTGGCGGGAACTGCAGGC